GGTACACACTATGAAAATAATCTTGAAATAGATTGTATTCGTCTTGACACAAGTGCTTGTTTGTGCATGGAGTACGCGTGTGTGGAGGTACGCAACTAGGaggaataaagaaataatacaattaataaaatgatatataagaAAAAAGTTTTAATCAATTTGATACAAATCACATCTTCGTTGACAGTTTGTCGTCTTCATATTCTTCATTTACTTGAATTGAAACATcgttcttatttttttcatagcGACTCCCGTGTTGTGAGCCAACTATGTTCATTGCTACAGCTAGAGTAAATTGCAAAACACCATAGCCAAGTGCCTGATATAAGAACGTCTTAGGACCAAAGTTCTTGTACAGGTATCCGATGAGGCGCATGTGACAAATGCCGCCGACGGACGCTCCGAAAGTCTGGAGGGTGAGCCCAAGGCCGGTGAGGACGATATGGTAATCGATCCAGGCGATCCCCGTGGGCCAGCTGGCCGACGCAAAGAAGGCGAACGCCAGCATGGCCACCCAGAGTGAAAGCGAGTCGTCGTCCGCCAGCAGAACCAGAATAACAGATGATACAGCCATCCCCGCTGTCTCAACCAGTATCAGTAAACGCACAGACAGTATTCTAGCGAAGAACGAGAACACCAGCCTTCCCACGGAGAAACTGATCCAGTAACCCGTATTGAGAAGGGTCGCGCTGTCTTTGGTGAACTTCAACTGGTCGATGGAATAACTTCTGATAAAACTACCAATCATTCTGTCACCACCTCCAATGTTTCCAAAGTAGAGGAACACCAGTGAGAATATCTGAACTCCGTACCAAAAGTGTCCACCAGCACATGAGGCCGGGTTAACCATCTCTAAAAGGGACTTGCCTTTTTCTTCTTCAGTACTTATTGTATTAgttgtttctatttcattttccaCGGTGTGTTCCATCATTGGTGGAATCATTTTCCATTCCCTTACTTGATATGCATAgaagaccagagacagacacGCGGCAAAAGCCGCTGATATCCCATATGGATACTCAATTCTAGAAACGGATAAACTGGTATTAGAAATTGTcccattgttttttattgcgCCATTGCCTTCAACCGTACCATTGTTATACAGTGTATCATTGCCGTAATCTGCGTCACCAGCGGTGTCGGCAAGGAAAGGGTTGGCATAGAGAGGGACAATAAAGGAGCCGATCCCATAACCAAGATGAACCAACATCAGGGGCGACACCGACTTCTCCTTCCACATATTAAACAGTATCCGGGTCCCGGCTGTAATAAGAAAATTAGTGGTTGCATACTTTTGATGGTTATTATGGTTAGATAaggaatttattatttatagctGTGTGAGGTATTGGAGCACCTAGTTTATAAAATCACTATTTTACGAAATGAGACTTTGCAATTAATTTCTGCTTTCCTTGGTAGTACAACTGGTATACTGACATATGTTTAGGATGGATTCCACGAAACCGCCTATGAAACAGAAAACCCACAAGCACGTGACTGAAGGCGACATGGGAATGGCGGCGGTCACCCCCGCGGCCACATCCAACACTACGGCT
Above is a genomic segment from Mya arenaria isolate MELC-2E11 chromosome 2, ASM2691426v1 containing:
- the LOC128215706 gene encoding sodium-dependent glucose transporter 1A-like translates to MEGKDGRSFVGKILETACLIVTWMALALYVEIYGPTLIDLKDRLHTDYEKVAVAISGRSVGWFPGAVVGGVLVDRFPGYCHLMLAVVLDVAAGVTAAIPMSPSVTCLWVFCFIGGFVESILNISGTRILFNMWKEKSVSPLMLVHLGYGIGSFIVPLYANPFLADTAGDADYGNDTLYNNGTVEGNGAIKNNGTISNTSLSVSRIEYPYGISAAFAACLSLVFYAYQVREWKMIPPMMEHTVENEIETTNTISTEEEKGKSLLEMVNPASCAGGHFWYGVQIFSLVFLYFGNIGGGDRMIGSFIRSYSIDQLKFTKDSATLLNTGYWISFSVGRLVFSFFARILSVRLLILVETAGMAVSSVILVLLADDDSLSLWVAMLAFAFFASASWPTGIAWIDYHIVLTGLGLTLQTFGASVGGICHMRLIGYLYKNFGPKTFLYQALGYGVLQFTLAVAMNIVGSQHGSRYEKNKNDVSIQVNEEYEDDKLSTKM